The genome window GTATCTCGGTACGCCGTGGATCTGGCCGTCGGTGTGGAAGGAGAACGAGCCGAAGCTCGTGAATCCGCACCTGATCTATCCCGGTGACTTGATCTGGATCTCGTCCGGCTCGATGCGCAAGCTGACTCCCGAAGAGGCGGCGCGACTCGCGGCCGCGGGCGGACAGACTCCGCCCGAGACGCCCGCTGCACCGGAGGCTGCGCAGGCGCCGGAGCCCCGACAGGTGCCGCAGCA of Myxococcota bacterium contains these proteins:
- a CDS encoding LysM peptidoglycan-binding domain-containing protein; the encoded protein is MSSLRPVILAVGLLVLPALSSAQEQGEGVTPDGRKGQIYKVQKGDTLWAISEKYLGTPWIWPSVWKENEPKLVNPHLIYPGDLIWISSGSMRKLTPEEAARLAAAGGQTPPETPAAPEAAQAPEPRQVPQ